The genomic window atttttttatGGTGGGAATGCCAAAGTATCGCATAAATacaagttcctgtcttcatcgacgacaatagcagcagtgacgtaaatccttctccatttttgtatcttccagcatttgcttttcggcttcgctatggtggtcgcccgggcgagcatcgcctgggcatcatcatcgcttaaacatcgtcgcagttacaggaaccaaaattattgtgaactcggcaaaaaaagtgacgacaaaatctccgagttctacacggaaaaatgccttgatatcactttttaggttcctgaaaaccagtatgtcaagtaaaaccttgcgcaattacataagaattcatttttcagaattttttgccaaaccgtaatcgcaattaagaataaacacaccgttttacactttgcttagactgactgtattaccgccgaCAAAatgaacaacctgcaacgcccgccgctttgCTTTTTTTggagcgaaatttaaaagacttgacgttatcgcgaagcgcaggtgcgataaacgaatgacggtctcaaaatgttcgtgacgttattgcgaaatgCCGTTAAActgggtgacgtagaacgaggactcactgtgtAAGGAATTTGGAGTCGTTCTATTATATGCAGCCTGCCTTTTGTTATCATGCTGTTGTATTGCATGAGCGTTTTTATGGACACAAAGATGAAAAAGACATGAGAGTGGCGAAGGAACTTCTTGTAAAAGGGGAACGAGATTTATTTAAGAACAGTCATTGGCAGATGAGAAGATTCGCCAGGTCTCCAGGTGGATCTGCATTTGGTCGTACTGTCGTGCCTCCTGATTGGGTCCTTGAATATTGGTCTCCTCAAGAAATAGCTGCTTACCCTGACTATTTTGCTCGAAGAGAGCAGAGGAAAAAGGAATACACTCAATGGTGGGAAAAGCAGTATGGGAAGCCCACGGAAAAGGATTCTCATCATTGATATTTTAGAACATGTTT from Ischnura elegans chromosome 13 unlocalized genomic scaffold, ioIscEleg1.1 SUPER_13_unloc_3, whole genome shotgun sequence includes these protein-coding regions:
- the LOC124172867 gene encoding NADH dehydrogenase [ubiquinone] 1 beta subcomplex subunit 9-like, which encodes MRVAKELLVKGERDLFKNSHWQMRRFARSPGGSAFGRTVVPPDWVLEYWSPQEIAAYPDYFARREQRKKEYTQWWEKQYGKPTEKDSHH